From the genome of Duffyella gerundensis, one region includes:
- a CDS encoding DNA topoisomerase III, translating into MRLFIAEKPSLARAIADVLPKPHRRGDGFIACGNDQMVTWCVGHLLEQAQPDSYDSKYARWSLADLPIVPEKWQLQPRPSVAKQLKVIKGLLTQASQVVHAGDPDREGQLLVDEVIDYLGLSAEKREKVQRCLINDLNPQAVEKAIGRLRENREFVPLCVSALARSRADWLYGINMTRAYTLLGRNAGYDGVLSVGRVQTPVLGLVVRRDEEIENFVAKDYFEVKAHIITPDGVRFTALWQPSESCEPWQDEEGRLLHRPLADHVVARIQGVPARVSGYQDKRESETAPLPFSLSSLQIEAAKRFGLSAQTVLDTCQRLYETHKLITYPRSDSRYLPDEHFNGRHAVLKAIQQHQPTLALPEDADTNRRNRCWDDKKVDAHHAIIPTARSSSVNLSENEANIYALVARQYLMQFCQDALFRKCVIDLDIAGGKFSARARFLAEAGWRAMLGSKERDEENDGTPLPVVAKGDELHCEHGEVLAKQTQPPRPFTDATLLSAMTGIARFVQDKDLKKILRSTDGLGTEATRAGIIELLFKRTFLFKQGRAIHASEAGRALIHSLPEMAARPDMTAQWESTLTKISEKQCRYQDFMQPLVETLYQLIAQARQQPAAHAFRGLPAAKKGSRPAKQTTYRRKTSAKKSGGNSNNVDGQ; encoded by the coding sequence ATGCGTTTGTTTATTGCAGAAAAACCCAGCCTCGCCCGCGCCATTGCAGATGTGCTGCCCAAGCCACATCGTCGCGGCGATGGCTTCATTGCCTGTGGCAACGATCAAATGGTGACCTGGTGCGTAGGTCACCTGCTGGAGCAGGCTCAGCCGGACAGCTATGACAGTAAGTACGCCCGTTGGTCACTGGCCGATCTGCCTATCGTACCGGAAAAATGGCAGCTGCAGCCGCGTCCGTCGGTGGCGAAACAGCTGAAAGTGATCAAAGGCTTACTGACGCAGGCCTCACAAGTGGTGCACGCAGGCGATCCGGACCGCGAAGGCCAGCTGCTGGTCGATGAAGTGATCGACTATCTTGGTCTGTCGGCAGAGAAACGCGAAAAAGTGCAGCGCTGCCTGATTAACGATCTCAATCCGCAGGCGGTGGAGAAGGCGATTGGCCGGCTGCGTGAAAACCGTGAGTTTGTGCCACTTTGTGTCTCTGCGCTGGCCCGTTCTCGCGCCGACTGGCTTTACGGCATCAATATGACCCGTGCCTATACGCTGCTGGGGCGCAACGCTGGTTACGATGGTGTGCTTTCGGTCGGACGGGTGCAAACGCCGGTGTTAGGGCTGGTGGTGCGCCGCGATGAAGAGATCGAAAACTTCGTCGCCAAAGACTATTTCGAAGTCAAAGCGCACATTATTACGCCCGATGGCGTACGGTTTACCGCGCTATGGCAGCCCAGCGAATCCTGTGAACCCTGGCAGGATGAAGAGGGCCGATTGCTGCACCGTCCGCTGGCCGATCACGTAGTAGCGCGTATTCAGGGTGTGCCAGCTAGGGTCAGCGGCTATCAGGATAAGCGTGAAAGTGAAACCGCGCCGCTGCCGTTCTCTCTCTCCAGCCTACAAATTGAAGCCGCTAAGCGTTTTGGGCTGAGTGCGCAAACCGTGCTGGATACCTGCCAGCGGCTCTATGAAACGCACAAGCTGATCACCTATCCGCGCTCGGACAGCCGGTATCTGCCCGATGAGCATTTCAACGGACGTCACGCGGTGCTCAAGGCGATTCAGCAGCATCAGCCGACGCTGGCGTTGCCGGAAGATGCCGATACTAATCGCCGTAACCGCTGCTGGGATGATAAAAAAGTTGACGCTCACCACGCCATCATTCCAACTGCACGCAGCAGCAGCGTTAATCTCAGTGAAAACGAAGCCAATATTTATGCGCTGGTGGCCAGACAATATTTGATGCAATTCTGTCAGGATGCGCTGTTCCGCAAATGCGTGATCGATCTCGATATTGCGGGCGGCAAATTCAGCGCCAGAGCCCGTTTTCTGGCGGAAGCGGGCTGGCGCGCCATGCTGGGAAGCAAAGAGCGCGATGAGGAAAATGACGGTACGCCGCTGCCGGTGGTGGCTAAAGGCGATGAGCTGCACTGTGAGCATGGCGAAGTGCTGGCCAAGCAAACGCAGCCACCGCGGCCCTTCACCGATGCGACGTTGCTCTCCGCCATGACCGGCATTGCCCGCTTTGTGCAGGATAAAGATCTAAAGAAAATCCTCCGATCGACCGATGGTTTAGGCACTGAGGCGACACGTGCCGGCATCATTGAGCTGCTATTCAAACGTACCTTCTTGTTTAAGCAGGGGCGCGCCATTCATGCCAGCGAAGCGGGGCGCGCCCTGATTCATTCGCTGCCGGAAATGGCTGCCCGGCCCGATATGACCGCGCAGTGGGAATCAACGCTGACTAAAATCAGCGAGAAGCAGTGTCGCTATCAGGACTTTATGCAGCCGCTGGTTGAGACGCTCTATCAGCTTATTGCGCAGGCGCGTCAACAACCCGCTGCGCATGCATTCCGTGGCCTGCCCGCAGCAAAAAAAGGCAGCCGCCCGGCTAAACAGACGACCTATCGGAGAAAGACCAGTGCGAAAAAGAGCGGCGGCAATAGCAATAATGTTGATGGTCAGTAG
- the xthA gene encoding exodeoxyribonuclease III, producing MKFVSFNINGLRARPHQLAALVEQHQPDVIGLQETKVHDDMFPLEEVSKLGYHVFYHGQKGHYGVALLTKTAPTEVRYGFPGDEEDAQRRLIMADIPSPLGDITVINGYFPQGESRDHPTKFPAKARFYRDLQDYLQAQPMDKPILVMGDMNISATDLDIGIGEESRKRWLRTGKCSFLPEEREWMDRLLGWGLVDTWRLQHPEDNEQFSWFDYRSKGFDDNRGLRIDLLLASQPLAERLAETGIDYQIRAMEKPSDHAPVWASFTL from the coding sequence ATGAAATTTGTTTCTTTTAACATCAATGGGCTGCGCGCGCGTCCTCATCAACTGGCCGCGTTGGTTGAACAGCACCAGCCTGACGTCATCGGCCTGCAGGAAACAAAAGTCCATGACGATATGTTTCCGCTTGAAGAGGTCAGTAAGCTGGGCTATCACGTTTTTTATCACGGCCAGAAAGGCCATTATGGCGTGGCGCTGCTGACTAAAACCGCCCCCACCGAGGTGCGTTATGGTTTTCCCGGCGATGAAGAAGACGCGCAGCGTCGGCTGATCATGGCCGACATCCCGAGCCCGCTGGGCGACATCACGGTGATTAACGGCTATTTCCCCCAAGGCGAAAGCCGCGACCATCCCACCAAGTTTCCCGCCAAGGCGCGCTTTTATCGCGATTTACAGGATTATCTGCAGGCGCAGCCAATGGATAAGCCCATCCTGGTGATGGGTGATATGAACATCAGCGCAACCGATCTGGATATTGGCATTGGTGAAGAGAGCCGCAAACGCTGGCTGCGAACCGGCAAATGTTCATTTTTACCGGAAGAGCGTGAATGGATGGATCGGCTGCTGGGCTGGGGGCTGGTCGATACCTGGCGCCTGCAGCATCCTGAAGATAACGAGCAGTTCTCGTGGTTTGACTACCGTTCCAAAGGGTTTGATGACAATCGCGGATTGCGCATCGACCTGCTGCTGGCCAGCCAGCCACTGGCGGAACGCCTTGCTGAAACCGGCATCGATTATCAGATCCGTGCGATGGAGAAGCCCTCCGATCATGCGCCGGTCTGGGCCAGCTTTACGCTGTAA
- a CDS encoding DUF1496 domain-containing protein, with translation MVSSAAMAHREEYNSMPSQGGNADVVVDLPPEVWTQNQQRQQDDCQRCCTYENRRYSEGSLVKAEGIILQCSRDEKSLGTNNLIWKVLK, from the coding sequence ATGGTCAGTAGTGCAGCGATGGCGCACCGTGAAGAGTACAACTCAATGCCTTCTCAGGGCGGTAACGCGGATGTGGTGGTTGATCTGCCGCCGGAAGTCTGGACGCAAAATCAGCAGCGGCAGCAGGATGACTGTCAGCGTTGCTGTACTTACGAGAATCGGCGCTACAGTGAAGGATCGCTCGTTAAAGCGGAGGGCATTATTCTGCAATGTTCCCGTGACGAGAAATCACTGGGCACCAATAATTTGATCTGGAAAGTCCTGAAATAG
- a CDS encoding NAD(P)H nitroreductase has translation MDALDLLVNRRSASRLSEPAPAGEALENIIRAGMRAPDHGTLQPWRFIIVEGEGRERFSQLLEKCARDDDMEQKAIDKAQKSPFRAPMIITVVAHCEAHHKVPRWEQVVSAGCAVMAMQMAAQAQGFNGIWRSGPWTDHAAVREAFGCREQDAIVGFLYLGTPQLKSSTTVLPPDHAPFVRYF, from the coding sequence ATGGATGCGCTGGATTTATTGGTAAACCGACGTTCTGCATCGCGGCTCAGTGAGCCCGCGCCAGCCGGCGAGGCGCTGGAGAATATCATCAGGGCGGGCATGCGCGCCCCCGATCACGGTACACTTCAGCCATGGCGCTTCATTATTGTCGAAGGGGAAGGGCGCGAACGCTTCAGCCAGCTGCTGGAAAAATGCGCGCGCGATGATGACATGGAACAGAAGGCGATTGATAAAGCGCAAAAATCGCCATTCCGCGCACCGATGATCATTACTGTGGTGGCGCATTGCGAAGCACATCATAAAGTCCCGCGCTGGGAACAGGTGGTGTCCGCAGGCTGTGCGGTGATGGCCATGCAGATGGCGGCGCAGGCGCAGGGCTTTAACGGCATCTGGCGTAGCGGCCCATGGACCGATCACGCGGCGGTGCGTGAGGCGTTTGGCTGCCGCGAGCAGGATGCCATTGTGGGCTTTCTCTACTTAGGTACGCCGCAACTTAAATCCTCCACTACCGTTCTGCCACCCGATCACGCGCCGTTTGTCCGTTATTTCTGA
- the purU gene encoding formyltetrahydrofolate deformylase: MQAQTIERKVLRTVCPDAKGLIAKITNICYKHELNIVQNNEFVDHRTGRFFMRTELEGIFNDATLLADLDGALPQGATRELNSAGRRRIVILVTKEAHCLGDLLMKSAYGGLDVEIAAVIGNHDTLRTLVERFDIPFVLVSHEGLTREEHDINMAVEIERHQPDYVVLAKYMRVLTPAFVQRFPNQIINIHHSFLPAFIGARPYHQAYERGVKIIGATAHYVNDNLDEGPIIMQDVIHVDHNYTAEDMMRAGRDVEKNVLSRALYKVLGQRVFVYGNRTIIL; the protein is encoded by the coding sequence ATGCAAGCGCAAACCATCGAAAGAAAAGTGCTTCGGACCGTTTGTCCGGATGCAAAAGGCCTGATCGCCAAAATCACCAATATTTGTTACAAGCACGAGCTTAACATCGTGCAAAACAACGAGTTCGTTGACCATCGCACCGGGCGCTTTTTTATGCGCACCGAGCTGGAAGGTATTTTCAACGACGCAACCCTGTTGGCCGATCTGGATGGCGCCCTGCCGCAGGGTGCCACTCGCGAGCTGAACTCTGCCGGTCGTCGGCGCATCGTCATTCTGGTCACTAAAGAAGCGCACTGTCTTGGCGATCTGCTGATGAAAAGCGCTTACGGTGGGCTGGATGTGGAGATCGCAGCCGTCATCGGTAATCACGATACGCTGCGCACGCTGGTTGAACGCTTTGACATTCCGTTTGTGTTAGTCAGCCATGAAGGCCTGACGCGCGAAGAGCATGACATTAATATGGCCGTGGAGATTGAGCGCCACCAGCCTGACTATGTTGTGTTGGCCAAATATATGCGCGTGTTAACGCCTGCCTTTGTTCAGCGCTTCCCCAATCAGATTATTAATATTCACCACTCATTTTTACCGGCGTTTATCGGCGCACGTCCTTATCATCAGGCGTATGAGCGCGGGGTGAAAATCATTGGCGCCACGGCGCACTATGTGAATGATAATCTCGATGAAGGCCCGATCATCATGCAGGATGTGATTCACGTTGATCACAATTACACCGCTGAAGATATGATGCGTGCTGGTCGTGACGTCGAAAAGAACGTGCTGAGTCGTGCGCTGTATAAAGTGCTGGGGCAACGGGTGTTTGTTTACGGCAACCGCACCATCATTTTATAA